A window of Macrotis lagotis isolate mMagLag1 chromosome 1, bilby.v1.9.chrom.fasta, whole genome shotgun sequence genomic DNA:
GATCAGTGGTATGGCagcaaaataatttgaatttgagtcACCATTCAGAAGGGGATTCAAGAGAAGGACCAGAAATTTGTTCCTTGGggaaattcagatcttcctttctttcaaattctacctttcttCTCACCCCTTCGCAATTTTTAAGCAGAACTTGAAATTCCATGGGTAGAAGGGAACTTCCAGCATATTTTCACTACTATCAGTAAATGGGCTGTAGCTCAGACTTAAAGAGTTCCCTTGAGTCATAGgttgtttcttctttttattgGAGGTTTTTGTGTGGTATAAACAGTGATGGAAAAAGAGCTAAGTTGATGAGTGCAAACTAAGGGCTACATTCCATCTCAAAaaaatgatcagattcttctttcacaacatgattactatcaaaacatattaaacatgtataacctatataagattactcattgtcatagggaggggaaagagaagaatgggtaaaaaaatgtggaactcaaaagtttacaaaaagaatgaagtttgaaaactatcttggcatgtaattagaaaaaataaaataaaataacagaaaggGCCTTTCTTTGTGAACCTAGACTCATACTGTCCTATCCTAAAGATGTCTAAGGGGAAAGGGGCTTATGTAGATATAATTCAAGCATAATAATCTTCTTAGAGcctaaagaaaagaacatttagaCTCAGATGCTCCAAGGGTCTACATGCCCCTTTAATATTCCCAGCAAGCATAATGGCAGTCCAAGATGGCCTCTGGTTGTTCTGTTCACAAACCAGGTCATGTCTCAGATTATATCTAACCATAACACTCACAAAGCAtgtctatatatttagaaattccACATGGAAATCATACCTCTTGTACAGAAGAGAGTAATCTGTAacataataagaattttaaatatttttgtatatttaagaTTGTTTCCTCTTTCTTAGTTCTCTTTTGGGCATAGAATTAGCAATAGTATCCATATGACAAAAGATAAgcattatttgatatttttggtgtaaaattccaaattactttaatAGTTGTAGCCATtcatttgcacgaactgatgctgagtgagatgagcagaaccagaagaacattgtgcaccctaacaacaacatgggtgtgatgatcaaccttaatggatttgcaacaatcaggcacaattttagggtaactacaatggagagtaccatctgtatccagagaaagaattgtggagtttgaacaaagaccaaatactattaccttttattttaaaaaacctattatcttattatgtaattttgctgtctcttatactttatttttcttccttaaagatatgatttctctctcatcacactcaacttatATCAGTGAGTCttaggaaacaatgtaaaggctaacagacttccttctgtagggggtgggaggagggaagcagtattagggggaaaattgtaaaattcaaaataaataaataaaatctttcttttattaaaaaaatggttGTATCCATTCACAGATATACCAACAGGTGAAAAGGAAAGTAATAAACATCTATTTATACCTACTCTGTGCCaaatacttaacaaatatctcatttgatcctcacaatagctcCAGGAGATAGGTGCCtagctatccccattttacagatgaggaaattgaggcagacaaagttaaaatgatttgcccatggtcacatatctagtgtctaaggacagattttaaattcaagacttcctgactccaggactaacATTCTAAACAATTTCACCAACAATACATCAATGTACCTGTTTCTCCATAGCCCTTctaatatatgttatttccttttttgtcagctTTGTCAATATGCTTAATGGGAGGTAGAAACTCaaaatttgctttaatttgcattcctctaattgTGAATTGGAGCATTTTCTCATAATGGCTAGAAATATCATTGGTTTCATCCCTATCTCTTCTTATCCcaagatcatttttcaattgagaaatgactcttagtcttataaatttgaatcagtttcttaTATGAAATCTTATCAGAGAAATTCCCACAAagatttttctcaattattttccctttcatgGTAAATTTATCAGATttctgtaaacattttaaaattttgtgtatCAATTTTATCTTCTTAGATCTTCACTATATTTTTTAGTCatgaacttttcttttcttcatagaTCTCATGGGtaaattcttctgtttttcttatttcttaatgataaattttatatttatatttgaatccTTATCTTAGTATAAGCTGTGAGAAAGTGAAAGGACATCCATCAattgaacaaactgtagtatatgaatgtggtgaaatgttattatatagaaatagacTATGAAATAGAAAGgagcaaataaattattttagagaaacatgaaaagacttgtatgaactggtGCAAAGTAAGCTGATTTTAAAGAAtggtttatataataatataaatattatcatatcCAACActtttatagatttttataatATAAGTGATGGAgcatgaagtgagcagagccagtaTAAATATTGTATAACCTCTGAAGTCTATCTGCCATTTTAGGAAGTTCACTAATGCAAACTTCTAAGACCTAAAGGTAGTAGAGAGAGAGGAACATACCTGAATGACCTTCTAATTTATTCCACAGACTATTCAAAATTTATGTATTTGGTGCAAAGCATATAGGCATGACTCTATGAGCAGTAGTTATAATCCAATTTGCTTCAAAATTTATCAGCACCTACTCCACTCCAAGTATTATGGGAGATGTAGGGGATAAAAAAATTACCTTCAAAGAACTTGACTTCTATTGGATATGTGAAgcagaagggggaagaaaaggaaggagcactgaaagttatttctctttttccaagAAATGCATATTCTAAACATTTTATAACACTCTAAAGGTTGATCCAAGATCTCACAGGAAATCTAAGAGAGAAGTTAGATAAGGAGGACTGAGGTCCGAGGAGTTCCAATCAGGAATCAAGTCAAAATGGGGTGATCACTATTTGGAATCTCAGTAACAACAGAACCATATTTTCTGGGAGAGATTTGACATTTTTTGTGActcttatttcctttcatttgttttcatATCTGTCTGCTTCCTTCCTATCTTAGATAAACTCAAAGAACATTGTTctcatttaaatgaaaaaaggatgTGGCATAATTTGCAAaatagttattttcctttttctcagtgAGCCATAGAGGAAAGAAACTCTGATCAGAAGCAATTAATAGTGGTGCTAGTGCCCAGGCGGCTCTGCACCAAAGCTGAAGGGAATGATTTGTCAGCACTACGACAATGGGCAGCATCAAGCGCAGAAAAACCTGGCTGCTTGTTCTCATTTATAAGCCTTGGGGGTCAACAAATCAAAGGTGATATAAGAAGtgggaagagaaaattttacagcTGATGGCAACAGACCAACCATAACTATGGAATATGGTAGCAGTTTCTTTTATGCagggggtggagggggagagATGTGTGGGCAGTACTTTTCATTCTGTGATAGAATCTGAATGATTCCcaaaggaataaaagaatatGGAATGGGGAAGGGACTACTTTTTTGTCAGAAGAGAATCttgacactctctctctctctctctctctctctctctctctctctctctctcttaaaacaGATTCCTGAATAGCAAGTAAGTAGTCAATAAAATCTTACTTTCCCATCATAGCTTGCAGATGAAAATATGTTAGTGATAATAAGTTCTCACAGTTTCTATCAAAATGGAAAGATATGAATAGAGTCCAGTGATGAACAGTATCTGCTTCTGAGAAACTGCTATCCTAACTTTGGAGATGATTTTCTTAACTGCAGTCACTCAAGAGGGAGAACCAACAGAGGAAGCTGTCACACGTATGAAGTTAGGGATTCTGGAAGTATTGTTTgtcgttcagtcatttttcaggcatGTGAAATTGTGAACcctctggagttttcttggcaaagatattggagtagtttgctatttcattcttcaatttatagatgtggaaactgaagcaaactgggtaaagtgacttacccagaattaCAGAGTTAGTCAATGTtggaggttagatttgaactgatgGAAATGAGTCTTGCTGATTCCCAGGAACCAAGCTGTCCCTTGAAGTATTAAGGCAAGCAAAATCACATGTATTTCATGAGAGTCTTAGCCCCCACATACAAGAGGATGTTGGGGCAAATGCAGTCAATATGGAATGTATAAAACAATCAGTTTCAATTTATTCCAACCTTATAACAACTGAAAACAAAGTTAAGTATGCTCACACTGATACTGCAAGAAAATAATCAACAATGGATCTCCTAGTGACTAATTCACACAGTACTTTCCCGAGTTCTCTCAGTCCCTCTTACTACTCACAGAGAGGCAGAGATCAATCAGTTATCATCCAAAGGGTCCTCATTTTCAAGAGATACACAATTTAAATAGTACTCCTTGGGCACTGACTTGAAAGGAAGCAAAAGAACCCACAATCTAATAGAGAAGACAGCAggcaaacaaatacatacaacaAGCTGtataaaagataaataggaaatgattagcagagagaaggtactagaattaagagggttaGAACCGCCTTCCTGTAGAAGACAGGATTTTTAACTAGGAtctaaaggaaaccaggaaagtcAGGAAGCAGAGAGAACTTTCTAGGCATGTGGAACTGTCAGAGAAGATGACTGGAGTCAAGAGTTAGGGTGTCTTGGTAATGGGATGGTCAAGAGTCCAGTGTCTCTGTGTCACACATATGTAGAAGGAGCCTGGAAAGAGGCCGAGAAGAGTAGATTCTAAAGGGCTCTGAGCTTCAAGAGGATTTCATATTCGATCCTGGAGGTATGAGGAGCTATTGGGGTTTattgggtggggggtggggtgacatgatcagacctggtCTTTCAGAAGATAACTTAATGGAGAATGGAATGGAGTGGGGAGTTACTAGTTCTATGTCCATATCTTATCCTCATCAAGAAAAGATTTGCATAGTACTCATCAGACATTCACAACTTTATTGAACAATCATCTCTTTGCATTCACCCATCTCCCAAACAGTCTGCCTTGTATGCTAAAAAGTATGACCACCAAGCACAAAGTTCCTAATTTAATATGACACATAgagatctatatatctatcacATAAAAGCATCATGATAGCAAAGACTACTGACTTCTAACTTCTAAATTTAGTAGCCtgcttctctttcttcatcttcctattGGCCTGGCAATTGGCCTGTTACTTACTCCACCTATGTTTCATTCTTCTTGTTCTGGCAGTTTAGTTATGGTGGAAGACAGTCACAATACTTCAATGATTCCATTTTATAATGGATTCCCTTCTAGATCTGGAGTCAGTCTTTaggttctctgtctctctaattCTCTCTAAAAACTCATTGCCCAGGGAAGCTGAACTGCAAGTGGGACACACGGCTACAATGTCTAAAGGCAATGCTTGGTTTTTCACATAGTTAAGATGTGTCCTTCAGGGGAATAGCTATCTTTCACAGACACAGTCCCAGTTTAGATTATGGTGAGGATGATAATGAGAATAGTGAGAATGAAGGTGATGGATGAAATGTTTACTTCCCTAAATCCTTCCTCACCATCAGGGTGAAAAATGGGACTTGATATGATGGACAAAAAGTCATGAGACTTAGAACAGAAGACTGGTTCAAGTTCTAATCCCAAAGTTTGCTACTGCTCTCCTTTGGTGAGTCACTTCATcttttaggtctcagttttcttatctgtaaaaggtaGAGAATGCTTCTTGCACTGTCTACCACTGAGGGCTCATGTGGGAATACTGTTTTATAAATTGTAAAGCACCAGAGAACAATATGCTGTCATTGTATCATTAGTATATGGAGAAGCATCCAGCAGTGACCACACTTGTATATGGTGAGGGCCTCTCTCAGTCTTCCACTATATAGCAGTAGATGAAAAAAGAGGTGGGAAAGAACACTCCAGTTGACTCAATGGGGTCCCCCCTGTGGAAAAACAAAGATCTTTAATTCAGTTAAAACTCTCTACCCACACAAATTTCCTAACATCTGAAAGGAGAAGTTGGAAGGAGTGGGAGAGAGCAGGATTTGAGCATTTCaccaaaacaaattctcacaccCCTGCAATCTGTTCTCCTCAGACAGTAATTCTCCTTCCTCATAGTTCACCTGCTCATACAgtcaaaaagaaggaaataattaaaaataatgtatcTAAAGAAAATGTTGAGAGGTCATTTCAACTAATACCCTGCCTCTAGTAATGATATTTTGCTATAATCTCTCTTTTCTTGATTCCAGTAAAGATCTCTCTGTACATATCAAATAGATCAAGAGAACTCAGTTCCCAAAATACTTCCCTGATAAATCTCTCCAAAAATCCTCTCATTTACCATCTGCCCTCCCTATTCCCTAGCCACCCCACACACCTGtcttcttctttttccatatGATAAAAGCCGCCAATGAACTCAGCACAAGAACAGCAGCTGCTAAGGAACTCAGGACCATGACCCAGAGCCTTTCCCTCCTTGTCTCTTCGGGGACTATAGGGGGAAAACGGAACCAGTTAAATTGtgggaagaaaagatggaaagatgaaaaaagatattCTCCATATAACTGAGAGGGAATGTCACTGGTCCAATATAGTCCAATATTTCCTCCCATTATCTATTTCAGGAAAGTTGCAGGAAGGAGAACTATGTCCTCAGTTCCTCTAGTGAGCTCTCATGGCCTGGATATTGTCCTGGAGTGCTTTCGAGGGATTTTCCCATCTTGGATTCCATAATGGAAATTAAACACTAGAAGGACCAGAATGTTAGAATACCTTGAAGGACCAAACTGCATCAGTTAACAAAGTACATTTTTCAATATCCATAAAACAAAGAACATAGAGATAGAACTAGTTCCTAATCAGTGTGAATGATGAATCCTCTGAAGTGATCACATAtattaaaattcaaagaattggaatttataattatgtaaaattatgGTCACTGGTTCCAACTAATAGAAACGTGCAGCACAAATTCCAACAATTCAGTCACTTCAGGAGATTTATTATTCATGCCCATTAGAACCTAGTAAAAggatgaaaattttttatttcaaaagcaaatcaataaaattttgagtCAATAGATACACTAAGTCCTTCTGGGGTTAAAAAGGAATAGTAGTGTTTGAAAAGCATCCAGTGTTACCCTGACCCTCCTCAGGAAAACTCACCAGGATATACAGTTGGCTTCTCCAGCTCACTGTGCTCAATCAAACAGGCATAACCTTTTCCCGTATCTCCTGATGGCAATTCCAAGGTAACATGGAGGTAGTAGGTGGCATCAGAATTTGGCAAGGTGCCACTGGATTGCTCATGCCCCCACATACCCAGTTCACCATCCTTCTCCCAGAGCAAAAGAATGGAACGAGGGTAAAAACCTGTGGCCAAGCAGGAGAAGATTATTCTGCCATCTGGAGTGTGATGACGAGATACAGTCACTTCAGGGGGTGCtggaaacagaaataaaagaaaggtcTGTTATTCTCTTTGCCTCACACTCTTCCCCTGCCCCACCATCCTTGCTTCTCAGTTTTACCACCAGTGACAACTAAGTCATCTGTAAGAGCACTACTGGACCTGGGCTATAGAGGTTCACCACCTACCATCACCCATCAAAAAGAGATAACAAGGCAGTCCTAGAGTCATGTTCAAGATCATAAATCATTTTGCCCATATTTCATGGACATTTCAACTATTTCCATAATGAATATCACACATCTATCCCACCTCTGGAAACCCATAGAAACACATCATACTTAGTCCACTCATATGCagaatctatttcttcctctctctctccctctgaatCTAATTTCTCCTAATATAGCATCCAGATTTTCTTCCCTCAGAGTTATTGCTAGACTACATACCTAACCTACTGATATTCATAAGATATGTTCCTGTTTTCAGATACATTATTCTTATTCATATGATTCCAATTAGCCCTTCAATCCCCACACATCATCCTTAAGAGGTTTATACAAGAGGactgataataattattatttcaattataataACATATTTAGCTGTTTGTGGTTCGTGAAGTATTTCATACATAtaatatgtcatttgatcctcacaataactctataaaaagttttcatacccattttacagatgagtaaactgactCTTAAAAAATTATCCCTAGTCACACAGTCTGTgagggtctgaggcaggattcagactctggtcttcctgaataTCTCACCTTGTTCAGCACTCTCTCCATTTTAGTACCTACAATAAttgttcccttttttttaaatgtgggtGCAAAACCTCAGTGACTTTAAGTGACTTCTTCAAAGGCATACAGATGGAATCTGCTGAACCAGAAGCCAGGACTCTTGACTCACACCTTGGAGTTGTGAGTGTTCCACAGAAGAGAAGTTAGGAAGGACAAAGgacttacttttttctttcaggtGCACAATTTGCAAGAGAAGCTTAAGGAAAAAGGTACAATCCTCTCGAATTGCCTTGATCCAGAAGGGATCCTTTTGAAAGGGACAGAAGTCCTCAGCCTCTGGCTTTATGACTATCCATTGTCCTTTCTTCACATCCAGTTGGCAGACATCTTCACCATCAAAGGCAACACCCATTTGACTATTCACCAGGATGCCCTTGTCAGTCTCACATCTCATAAGGGCCTGCCCTGTGTGGGTACCtgttaggaataagggaaagagaaggggaagagatggGACTGGGCATCATTcctccatctatccattcattcagcaAGCATATCTTAAGAGCACACATTTGTTGTGTGAAAAACCCTATTCTAGGTGACAGAAGAAATATAGAACTTTGATAAAGCACCATTCTTTAGATAAATCACTACTTGGAGTCCACTGTCTAAGAAGAAGATAGAACCCATCACAGATGACCATTCTATACAACAACCAAAGAGAATTATAAAAGAGCCAGAAATGCTTTATGCAAGATCAGAGAAGGGAGGTTGCTACCAACTGATGAGATCAGAAAAGCTTCCTAGGCATAGTGACATTTAATTTGGACTAAATGGTTATGAATTCAACAGGAAAAGAAGTAGGGTATATCAGAGTCCAATGTGAGCAAAGGGACCAAGATGGGAATCAGTCTGGTTTCAAGGGACAAAGTCTGGTCCCATCATCTTGGAGAAGAGAGTTGAAGGGAGTTATACGGAACAAGGTAGACAAGGTAAAATGCCACCGGTTTATGGGAAGCTCTTAACACCAAGGGAAAGGTTTACACTTCATACCAGTCCTGTTTATTCTTTGCCTGGGTGACAAAAGTGATTATCAGTGACTCAACACATGGCCACCCAATTCCTTGATGTGATCTCCTAGGAATGAATCTGGGGACTGAAAGCAGAATGGCCAGCCAAACCAACTTACCCTCTGTCCAGTTATAATACTGTGTCCTTTCCTTGAGGATCTTGTCAACCTCAGCCTGTACTCGAAGTAGTTCTTTTCGGTTTTGCTGGACCAGAAAGTTCTGCATGGGTGCACTGACTCTATCCAACTTAAAGATCAGGTCTTTACTGAAGCTATCGAAGGAGATAATCAGATGGTCATCCAAACAGCCATTGAGGAAGATGTCTGCAGGGACCCCAGGAGAGGCCATCACAGTTAGCTGAATCTCCAGGCTATGAAGCTCTGAagtgggaaaggagaaggagaagaaggtaAAATTTGGTCATGCTGAAAGCAGAACTTTGTtttaatttgacaaatatttattgtctacCATGTACCAGCATGTTAAAGAGGTTCTACACAAAAACTaggttagggcagctaggtggcacagtggatagagcagcagccttggagtaagcaggacctgagttcaaattcggcctcaaatacttaataattacctagccatatgacTGTAGgtaaaacacttaaccccataaccttgcaaaaagcaaaaacaaaatccaaGGCTAAAAATAGCTAAAAGCATACCATAATATgattgttgttgatgatgatgatgatgataatgtatgttctttgttctcaaagaagaacatggcatcagagaggtgattccatgatgtgcacataaattgaatttaagtaagggggtgctgtgtaAGGTTCAGTAAccaggcaattaggattaagcgaattgcctaaggtcacacagcaagtaagtgtttgaggtcacatttgaattcagaccctcctgactccagggcaggtgctctccccactgtgccatctagctgctagctagctagctagcccTGGaataggaggacttgagttcaaatccagtcttggatatttgatactagctgtgtgatcttagacaagtcacttaaccctattgccttgcaaaaaacaaaaaattgtcaTAGTTGGCATGtatatagcttctttttttttaggtttttgcaagacaaatggggttaagtggcttgcccaaagccacacagctaggtaactattaagtgtctgaggccagatttgaactcaggtattcctgattccagggccggtgctctatccactgcgccacctagccaccctttataTAAAGCTTCTTAATGTTTGcgatgtgctttacaaatattagctcatttgatcatCCCAACAATGCTAGGAGGTAGTTGCTATCACTACAGTTGAGAAAAATCTCAGTCTTattcagtcacacagctagacaacgtctgaggctagatttgaactcagaatttcctGAGTATtttccaatattctatccaccatgccacgtaagatgatgatgatgatgatgatgatgatgatgatgatgatgatgatctctgtcttttatttttgaagaagatcatcacatcagggaggtcatgcaattagtatgtgaattggatttgagagagggggtgctgtggccagtggccagatattaatcagggtgactggagatggccttggaggtGAGGCAAttagagataagtgacttgtccaaggttacccagctattaagtctgaggtcatatttgaactcagatcctcctggatTGGTGTTCTaatcacttcaccacctaactgtccccaccTAATGTAGTGGAAAGAGAGAGCTTGAAGATTGAATTCAAATACCACCTAAAAtatgtactagctatgtgagctcTCAGTGCCCCCAGGTTCCTCTCAAGAGTTAAATTAGAGTAGTTGGTAGCAAAGGGAGTTACTTCATTGGGAATTCAAAGGGAAAGCAGAGGTATAGCTTAAGATGAACCTGTGGGCCAAACAGTATGCTAGATACTAAGAAAACAAGGACAAAAAATAGCTTCCAGGAGCCTGTATTCTCATTGAGAAATACAGTCTATACATGGagaagtcatttctttctttcttttttctagtttttgcagtggggttaagtgggccaatggggttaagtgacttgcccaaggtcacacggctaggtaattattttgtgtctgtgatcgcatttgaactcaggtcctcctgtctccagggttggtgttccactcattgtgccacctagctgctcaagaaataatttcaagagggaaCAAGAACTAATGGGGgggcgctaggtggcgcagtggataaagcaccggccctggagtcaggagtacctgggttcaaatccggtctcagacacttaataattacctagctgtgtggccttgggcaagccatttaaccccatttgccttgcaaaaaaaaaaccttaaaaaaaaaagaactaatgagGGAGGGGACTATGGAATTCTTCCTATAAGTGGTGGCACCTCTTGATGGAATAATAGGGCTAGGGACTAAACCTGTGATTTTAGTGATGTGAACTCCAATGAGGCAAGTCATTGGAGATACTAATGCAGATGGGTACCTTCTCTGACAAATTTGGTCTTCTATAGCTGCCTAGAGTCCTGGAAAGTTGCATGATGTAtaca
This region includes:
- the LOC141521103 gene encoding class I histocompatibility antigen, F10 alpha chain-like, producing the protein MLVHELHSLEIQLTVMASPGVPADIFLNGCLDDHLIISFDSFSKDLIFKLDRVSAPMQNFLVQQNRKELLRVQAEVDKILKERTQYYNWTEGTHTGQALMRCETDKGILVNSQMGVAFDGEDVCQLDVKKGQWIVIKPEAEDFCPFQKDPFWIKAIREDCTFFLKLLLQIVHLKEKTPPEVTVSRHHTPDGRIIFSCLATGFYPRSILLLWEKDGELGMWGHEQSSGTLPNSDATYYLHVTLELPSGDTGKGYACLIEHSELEKPTVYPVPEETRRERLWVMVLSSLAAAVLVLSSLAAFIIWKKKKTGGTPLSQLECSFPPLFSSTAI